In Hymenobacter sublimis, a single genomic region encodes these proteins:
- a CDS encoding BlaI/MecI/CopY family transcriptional regulator produces MSDPSFPELTRAEEQVMQVLWLRGPSFVKDVVPELPAPTPAYTTVSTIIRILEQKGFVGHEAFGRTHRYYPLIAQDEYRRFSLRKLLGGYFGGSFTRLVSFFAKEENLDTQQLDELLRHAQSSSATPPPDADPPTPDDPNRPA; encoded by the coding sequence ATGTCTGACCCATCATTTCCAGAGCTTACCCGCGCCGAAGAACAGGTAATGCAGGTACTGTGGCTGCGCGGCCCTTCTTTCGTGAAGGACGTGGTGCCGGAGTTACCCGCCCCTACCCCGGCCTACACCACCGTTTCCACCATCATCCGCATTCTGGAGCAAAAGGGCTTTGTGGGCCACGAAGCCTTTGGGCGCACCCACCGCTACTACCCCCTCATTGCCCAAGACGAGTACCGCCGCTTTTCCCTGCGCAAGCTGCTGGGCGGGTACTTCGGCGGGTCGTTTACCCGGCTGGTTTCCTTTTTCGCCAAAGAAGAAAACCTCGATACCCAGCAGCTCGACGAGCTGCTCCGTCATGCCCAGTCATCTTCTGCTACCCCGCCGCCCGATGCTGACCCTCCTACTCCCGACGACCCCAACCGACCTGCTTAA
- a CDS encoding alpha/beta hydrolase family protein, with the protein MTIPSLRRVLARPAGNCLLWLSMLLLVAPSCKSNSPEPTAASPTAPPPTPEPTPTVLVGSTLIGEYSTATLAGRVGDIPLVGALARFPIKVYRLTYTTRNTDGKAITASGAVLVPVTTQALPVISYQHGTLRPDDEDRAPSYYNSGSELWSAVSVLASTGYVVSAPDYIGYGASKAQHHPYEHGASLASASADMLRAAREFCKQQNIAVNQKNFLLGYSEGGYATMALHKLLEEKYAAELPVTASAPGAGAYHKTAFAQYILKSDQPLNFLSTYVWVLTTYNRVYGLNRPLSAYFKEPYATRLQANPFSSVPSLPSQLFADSFKQAVLNNTDAPLTAAFRDNDLHDWRPKAPLALFHGTADDYVPFFNSQDAYNAMRARGATQVQLKPIQGGNHFTSVGTYTLQAFAFISQY; encoded by the coding sequence GTGACTATACCTTCCTTACGCCGCGTCCTGGCTCGTCCGGCGGGCAACTGCCTGCTGTGGCTGAGCATGTTGCTGCTCGTGGCTCCTAGCTGCAAAAGCAACTCGCCGGAGCCCACGGCGGCTAGCCCTACCGCGCCCCCACCTACCCCGGAACCTACCCCTACTGTACTGGTTGGTAGTACCCTAATTGGGGAATACAGCACGGCTACTCTGGCCGGGCGGGTAGGCGACATTCCGTTAGTAGGGGCCTTGGCCCGCTTTCCCATTAAGGTGTACCGCCTCACTTATACCACCCGCAACACCGATGGCAAGGCCATTACGGCTTCGGGTGCGGTGCTGGTGCCCGTAACCACGCAGGCGCTGCCGGTAATCAGCTACCAGCACGGCACGTTGCGGCCCGATGATGAGGACCGGGCGCCTTCCTACTACAACTCCGGCAGCGAGCTGTGGTCGGCGGTTTCAGTGCTGGCTTCTACGGGCTACGTGGTTTCGGCTCCCGACTACATTGGCTACGGCGCCTCCAAGGCCCAGCACCACCCCTACGAGCATGGGGCTTCCCTGGCCTCAGCCTCGGCCGATATGCTGCGGGCTGCCCGGGAGTTTTGTAAGCAGCAGAACATTGCCGTAAATCAGAAGAATTTCCTGCTGGGCTACTCGGAGGGCGGTTACGCCACTATGGCCCTGCACAAGCTGCTGGAGGAGAAGTACGCCGCTGAACTGCCAGTTACGGCCAGTGCCCCCGGCGCGGGTGCCTACCACAAAACGGCCTTTGCCCAGTACATTCTAAAGTCGGATCAGCCCCTGAATTTTCTGAGCACCTACGTGTGGGTCCTCACGACGTACAACCGCGTGTACGGGCTGAACCGGCCGCTGTCCGCCTATTTCAAAGAGCCTTACGCCACCCGCCTGCAGGCAAATCCGTTCAGCTCCGTGCCCAGCTTGCCTTCCCAACTTTTCGCCGATTCTTTTAAGCAGGCAGTGCTCAACAACACCGATGCCCCCCTCACGGCCGCCTTCCGCGACAACGACCTCCACGACTGGCGGCCCAAAGCGCCCCTAGCGCTTTTCCACGGCACCGCCGATGACTACGTGCCCTTCTTCAACTCCCAGGATGCCTACAATGCCATGCGGGCCCGCGGAGCCACCCAGGTGCAGCTAAAGCCCATTCAGGGCGGTAACCACTTTACTTCGGTGGGTACCTACACGCTCCAGGCCTTTGCCTTCATTTCTCAGTATTAA